A region from the Candidatus Omnitrophota bacterium genome encodes:
- a CDS encoding AAA family ATPase, whose product MSIYYGFDRFAFKEIVNEIINEYEVGNFKSISQKANIPLKPITLIFGPNSSGKSAIIQSLLMLKQTLTESTSKQIVLLSNGSLVDLGAYSDFISNNDKTKHLKFSVVFKFPKDKESNNFIPGSTCDNYSQFQDRELPEKYEFLETLINNFTHFKLSIDICQDQSDSKINISEIRIYLGESEESFGIFEPQENGYIQDQLYGLTYKNIHPFYELFFDRIRASEDVFKDLLEKLHIKEREFDNTYEKKCALGFILSCLFFLQEPEYCPGPNNRINHFLPEDAIVERTEYAEAIHPTSILAGSAGLCFELFLKNLVYLGPFRQLPERYYRVSGDMPVNVGRSGEWMPQILYHDPEKLANLNAAMKRFEIPYELKVSRLKYVDSQGNEETCIKQSDIFALRMLNKRNGVEASIRDVGFGYSQLLPIIMQSILSQKEFIIIEQPELHLHPAMQVELGDLFINSALGENKNKFLIETHSEHLILRLLRRIRETTAGELPENVSPIHPEDIAVLYVEPGEDGSVVKEMKVDKNGEFIDWWPAGFFTERADELF is encoded by the coding sequence ATGTCCATCTATTACGGTTTCGATAGATTTGCCTTTAAAGAAATTGTAAATGAAATCATTAATGAGTACGAAGTTGGGAATTTTAAATCAATTTCCCAAAAGGCTAATATTCCGCTTAAGCCGATTACCTTAATCTTTGGTCCTAATTCATCTGGCAAATCGGCGATCATTCAATCCCTATTGATGTTGAAACAAACGCTGACTGAATCTACAAGTAAGCAAATCGTTCTTCTCAGTAACGGCTCATTAGTGGATTTAGGTGCCTATTCAGATTTTATTTCCAACAATGATAAGACAAAACATCTAAAATTTTCTGTTGTCTTTAAATTTCCCAAAGATAAGGAATCTAATAATTTTATTCCTGGATCCACTTGTGATAATTATTCTCAATTTCAGGATAGAGAACTTCCTGAAAAATATGAATTTCTCGAAACACTAATAAATAATTTTACCCATTTTAAATTATCTATTGATATCTGCCAAGATCAATCAGATTCTAAAATCAATATCAGCGAGATAAGGATTTATCTTGGTGAAAGCGAAGAATCTTTTGGAATATTTGAGCCGCAAGAAAATGGATATATACAAGATCAGTTATATGGTTTGACATACAAAAATATACATCCTTTTTATGAACTATTTTTTGATAGAATAAGAGCATCGGAAGATGTATTTAAAGATTTGCTTGAAAAATTGCATATCAAAGAACGGGAATTCGATAATACATACGAGAAAAAATGTGCTCTTGGTTTTATCCTTTCTTGTTTGTTTTTTTTACAAGAACCAGAATATTGTCCTGGACCAAACAATCGTATTAACCATTTTCTTCCCGAGGATGCTATTGTTGAACGAACTGAATATGCTGAGGCAATCCATCCTACATCCATTCTTGCCGGTTCAGCCGGTCTTTGCTTTGAATTGTTTCTAAAAAATCTCGTTTATTTAGGGCCGTTTCGGCAACTGCCGGAAAGGTATTATCGAGTATCCGGAGATATGCCTGTTAATGTTGGCAGAAGCGGCGAATGGATGCCGCAGATTTTGTATCATGATCCAGAAAAATTAGCCAACTTAAACGCCGCGATGAAGCGATTCGAGATTCCTTATGAATTGAAGGTATCCCGTTTAAAATATGTCGACTCACAAGGCAATGAGGAGACGTGCATCAAGCAATCGGATATTTTCGCTCTTAGAATGCTAAATAAACGCAATGGCGTTGAAGCAAGTATCAGGGACGTGGGATTTGGCTATAGTCAATTGCTGCCCATTATCATGCAATCCATACTTAGCCAAAAGGAATTTATCATCATCGAGCAGCCGGAGTTGCATCTTCATCCCGCTATGCAAGTGGAACTGGGCGATTTGTTCATCAATTCGGCGCTGGGCGAGAATAAGAATAAATTTCTCATCGAAACCCATAGCGAGCATTTGATTCTTCGGTTATTGCGAAGAATACGAGAAACCACGGCGGGCGAATTGCCGGAGAATGTATCCCCTATTCATCCCGAAGATATCGCCGTTTTATATGTAGAGCCGGGAGAAGATGGCAGCGTCGTAAAAGAAATGAAAGTAGATAAAAACGGCGAATTTATCGACTGGTGGCCAGCAGGTTTTTTCACGGAGCGCGCCGATGAATTGTTCTGA